The following is a genomic window from Neurospora crassa OR74A linkage group III, whole genome shotgun sequence.
CAACTCCTCAGCTCCGTCCGTTTGGGTATCTCGGTATGCAGGGCTGTCGGCTCGTCACTGCTTTGATTGCACTCTAGACAATGGGTAATATCGAGGCGCCCTATGCCGTTTAAATGTCGATCTGTGAATGCCTCCCTTTGCCATCCCCCTTCATTTTATGGTCGCTTCCGGATTGTAACAAAAAAACGGGGCCGGCGGGGCCAAAAAACATTTCTCACTGCAGGAGTATCCCGGTCTCACAGAATCAAGCACTTCTTGTCCCTTTTACTTGTCTTTTTCTGAGGCGGCTCCAGTGCCGCAACGATGGCCTAAAAAAAGTGGGTGTCAGCTTTGGGCAACTTCACCACTCACCGACAATAGCCGTCCTGGGAATGGCCTACCTCGTCAAACACGTTCTTGAGACCTTCCTGTGTCAGCGCACTGCACTCGACGTATTTGACGGCGTCAAGATCCTGAGCAAGCTTCTCTCCCTGCTTGAACTCTATCATCGACTGCTTGCGCTGGGCAAGCTTGTCCCTCAGTTCCTTGTCGGAGCGCAAATCCTTCTGCGTTCCGACGATGAGGAAGGGCACGCCGGGGCAGTGATGGTTGACTTCGGGGGCCCATTTCTGGGACACGTTTTCGAACGAGGCGGGCGATGCAACGCTGAAGCAGATGAGGAAGACGTCGGTCTGGGGGTATGATAGCGGACGTAAACGGTCGTAATCTTCTTGTCCTGCTGTATCGAACAGGCCGAGCGTATAGGGCTCATCACCGATCCTGAAGGGAGGTGGCGCATATCAGCTAAAGTCCAGatagatgatgaagaagagaaacGGGTGGGCGTTGGCTTGTGCTGCATGGGGTGCATG
Proteins encoded in this region:
- the cdc42 gene encoding rho-type GTPase; the protein is MVTGTIKCVVVGDGAVGKTCLLISYTTNKFPSEYVPTVFDNYAVTVMIGDEPYTLGLFDTAGQEDYDRLRPLSYPQTDVFLICFSVASPASFENVSQKWAPEVNHHCPGVPFLIVGTQKDLRSDKELRDKLAQRKQSMIEFKQGEKLAQDLDAVKYVECSALTQEGLKNVFDEAIVAALEPPQKKTSKRDKKCLIL
- the cdc42 gene encoding rho-type GTPase, variant, coding for MIGDEPYTLGLFDTAGQEDYDRLRPLSYPQTDVFLICFSVASPASFENVSQKWAPEVNHHCPGVPFLIVGTQKDLRSDKELRDKLAQRKQSMIEFKQGEKLAQDLDAVKYVECSALTQEGLKNVFDEAIVAALEPPQKKTSKRDKKCLIL